The following coding sequences lie in one Zingiber officinale cultivar Zhangliang chromosome 2B, Zo_v1.1, whole genome shotgun sequence genomic window:
- the LOC122048652 gene encoding heparanase-like protein 2, whose amino-acid sequence MINQHFFLPIFLIFIVPTLSPEVANVMITMNGSNLAAETSNNFICATLDWWPPEKCNYDQCPWGESSILNLNLSHPFLAKAIQAFNPLRVRLGGTLQDKVVYGMPNLEQPCLPFSKRVGDLFDFSEACLSMTRWDELNHLFQKTRAVIIFGLNALYGRNHIQINKWTGAWNSTNARDFISYSISKGYNVDTWEFGNELSGQGVGASVDAEQYAKDLMVLKAMLKELYNDSHQQPLLVAPGGFFDPQWYAQLLQDSGPGTLDAMTHHIYNLGGGDDPHIQAKIMDPEYLSSTMIDTFRTLQLTIETNGPWSSAWVGEAGGSYNSGNRVVSNKFLNSFWYLDQLGMASKYNTKVYCRQTLIGGNYGLLDLNTLVPNPDYYSALLWHRLMGKGVLDIEVSGSPYLRAYGHCRKKRSGISMLLINLSNSTKFSVTILDDSSKTLKHRKEYHLTAKDDNYLSQTMLLNGTPLELTEEGGLPPLKPLNVLVESPIEVAPLSIAFIVFPNIKVGACMS is encoded by the exons ATGATTAATCAACATTTTTTCTTGCCTATCTTTCTCATCTTCATTGTTCCAACTTTATCTCCAGAAGTTGCCAATGTAATGATCACTATGAATGGATCTAATTTAGCAGCTGAAACCAGCAATAATTTTATTTGTGCAACTCTCGATTGGTGGCCTCCCGAGAAGTGCAATTATGATCAATGTCCATGGGGAGAATCTTCAATCCTGAACTTA AACTTGAGTCATCCATTTCTTGCCAAAGCCATTCAAG CATTCAATCCTTTGCGAGTAAGACTGGGAGGCACACTACAAGATAAAGTTGTGTATGGCATGCCAAATTTGGAGCAACCATGCCTTCCCTTTTCCAAGAGGGTTGGTGATTTATTCGATTTTTCTGAAGCTTGTTTGAGCATGACAAGGTGGGATGAGCTAAACCATCTATTTCAAAAGACAAG AGCTGTTATTATATTTGGTCTAAATGCCCTATATGGGAGAAATCACATACAAATTAATAAGTGGACCGGAGCATGGAACTCCACCAACGCCCGAGACTTCATCAGCTACTCCATATCAAAAGGATACAATGTCGATACATGGGAATTTG GCAATGAGTTGAGTGGGCAGGGAGTGGGAGCTAGTGTAGACGCTGAGCAATATGCCAAAGATTTGATGGTGCTTAAAGCTATGCTAAAGGAGTTGTACAATGATTCACATCAACAACCATTACTAGTTGCTCCGGGTGGCTTCTTCGATCCACAATGGTATGCTCAGCTCCTTCAAGACTCAGGTCCCGGAACTCTTGATGCCATGACACATCATATTTACAATCTAGGTGGAG GTGATGATCCTCACATACAAGCTAAGATTATGGATCCTGAATACTTAAGTAGTACTATGATTGATACATTTAGAACTCTCCAACTCACTATAGAGACGAATGGACCCTGGTCTTCTGCTTGGGTTGGTGAAGCTGGAGGCTCATACAACAGCGGCAATCGTGTTGTGTCAAACAAATTCCTTAACAGTTTTTG GTACCTTGATCAACTCGGCATGGCTTCAAAGTACAACACCAAGGTTTATTGTCGGCAAACATTAATCGGAGGGAATTACGGCCTTCTTGATTTGAACACTTTGGTACCAAATCCTGATTACTATAG TGCTCTGTTGTGGCATCGGCTAATGGGGAAGGGAGTTCTTGATATCGAAGTTAGTGGTTCGCCATACTTGAGAGCTTATGGCCATTGCAGAAAGAAAAGGTCCGGCATCTCTATGTTGTTGATCAACTTAAGCAACTCAACCAAGTTCAGTGTGACTATCCTTGACGATAGTAGCAAAACATTAAAACATAGAAAAGAATATCATCTCACAGCAAAAGATGACAACTATTTAAGCCAAACTATGTTGTTGAATGGTACGCCGTTAGAGCTCACCGAAGAGGGAGGCCTTCCGCCATTGAAACCTTTGAATGTTCTAGTCGAGTCACCTATCGAAGTGGCTCCCTTATCGATTGCGTTTATTGTTTTTCCTAACATTAAAGTGGGAGCTTGTATGAGTTAA